Proteins encoded by one window of uncultured Draconibacterium sp.:
- a CDS encoding helix-turn-helix domain-containing protein, with product MSDTSIFGADFIEKAEAMILENIANEQFGVSELADLMNMSRSSLLRKIKTHTQLSASQFIRQVRVTKGLEMLKQTSLTVAEISYQVGFGNTSYFIKCFREQYGYSPGEVRKGALPEEEVTEKENDLKKYKWYLIAAVFLVVIVVSIFLLSRKSESPIELEKSIAVLPFVNESSDSLNLYFVNGLMESTLNNLQKIGDLRVVSRTSVAKYRDTDKGIPEIAEELNVNYLVEGSGQRFGNQVLLNIQLIEAATDRPIWGEQYSREVDDVFALQNEVARKIADAIQAVVTPAELKQIEKVPTENLEAYDYYLQALNLYYNRTEENLKKAISLFEKAIEEDDQFALAYANVAISYYFLDVNQKEKQYTEQINNFADKALLYDSRSAESLIAKALYYIQMEEYNLALPHLEKALEYNPNSSAVVQMLADLYARVIPNTAKYLEYALKGIQLDIAANDSIGKSFIYLHLSNALIQNGFIDEAATYINKSLDYNPENYYSPLVKTYILYAKDGDAERTKKMMLNEWRKDTARLDLLQEVAKVYYFEEDYDSSFYYFEKFVDARDKYGLDIYPQEDVKIAWVYQKMGLQEQAAKFFNNYKEYCNNDESIYKSASMAVMYAYEGKYKEALEQLRIFATQDNYQYWILVFEQKDPIMKPLKNNPDYHRTNQKIEDRFWKKHETIKKALVDKGLI from the coding sequence ATGTCAGACACATCAATTTTTGGAGCAGATTTTATCGAAAAAGCGGAAGCGATGATTCTGGAGAATATCGCGAATGAGCAATTTGGTGTTTCCGAACTGGCCGATCTTATGAATATGAGTCGTTCCAGTTTGCTCCGAAAAATAAAAACACATACCCAGCTTTCGGCAAGTCAGTTTATTCGTCAGGTTCGTGTTACAAAAGGCCTGGAAATGCTAAAGCAAACTTCACTAACGGTTGCCGAAATTTCGTATCAGGTAGGTTTTGGAAACACGTCGTATTTTATAAAATGCTTTCGCGAACAATATGGTTATTCGCCTGGTGAGGTGCGAAAAGGAGCTTTGCCGGAAGAGGAAGTCACGGAAAAGGAAAACGACTTAAAGAAATACAAATGGTATTTGATAGCAGCGGTGTTTTTGGTCGTAATCGTTGTGTCCATTTTTCTACTCAGCAGAAAAAGCGAATCTCCGATTGAGCTGGAGAAATCGATTGCCGTGTTACCTTTTGTAAACGAAAGTAGCGACTCGTTAAACCTGTATTTTGTAAACGGCTTAATGGAATCGACTTTAAACAACCTGCAGAAAATTGGCGATCTGCGCGTTGTTAGCCGAACTTCGGTGGCAAAGTATCGCGATACGGACAAAGGTATTCCGGAGATTGCAGAAGAATTGAATGTAAATTACCTGGTGGAGGGGAGTGGACAGCGTTTTGGTAATCAGGTTTTGCTTAATATCCAGTTAATTGAAGCAGCTACCGACCGACCAATATGGGGCGAGCAATACAGCCGTGAAGTGGACGATGTTTTTGCGCTTCAGAATGAAGTGGCCCGTAAAATTGCCGATGCCATTCAGGCTGTTGTAACTCCCGCTGAATTAAAACAAATTGAGAAAGTACCGACAGAAAATCTGGAGGCTTACGATTATTATCTCCAGGCACTTAACTTGTATTACAATCGAACGGAAGAGAATTTAAAGAAGGCAATTTCCTTGTTTGAGAAAGCAATAGAAGAGGACGATCAATTTGCGTTGGCTTATGCTAATGTGGCAATTTCGTATTACTTTCTGGACGTCAACCAGAAGGAAAAACAATATACCGAGCAAATTAACAATTTTGCTGATAAGGCGCTGCTTTACGATTCGCGTTCCGCCGAAAGCCTGATTGCCAAGGCGCTGTACTACATACAAATGGAGGAGTATAACCTGGCTTTACCGCACCTCGAAAAAGCACTGGAGTACAATCCCAACTCGTCGGCGGTGGTGCAGATGCTGGCCGATTTATATGCCCGTGTAATTCCGAATACAGCGAAATATCTGGAGTATGCGTTAAAAGGTATTCAGCTCGATATTGCAGCCAATGATTCTATTGGCAAAAGTTTTATCTATTTGCACCTGAGTAATGCGCTTATTCAAAATGGTTTTATTGATGAGGCGGCTACCTATATCAACAAATCGCTGGATTATAATCCTGAGAATTATTATTCACCGCTGGTGAAAACGTATATTTTGTACGCTAAAGACGGCGATGCGGAGCGGACCAAAAAAATGATGCTTAACGAGTGGCGCAAAGATACTGCCCGCCTGGATCTTTTACAGGAAGTGGCAAAAGTTTATTATTTCGAAGAAGACTATGACAGTTCCTTTTATTATTTCGAAAAGTTTGTTGATGCCCGCGATAAATACGGACTGGATATTTATCCACAGGAGGATGTGAAAATTGCCTGGGTTTACCAAAAAATGGGATTGCAGGAACAAGCCGCTAAATTTTTCAATAATTATAAGGAATATTGCAATAACGATGAATCGATATATAAAAGTGCGAGCATGGCGGTAATGTATGCTTATGAGGGGAAATACAAGGAAGCGTTGGAACAACTCAGGATTTTTGCAACACAGGATAATTACCAGTACTGGATTTTAGTTTTCGAGCAGAAAGATCCTATCATGAAACCATTAAAAAATAATCCGGACTATCACAGAACTAATCAGAAAATTGAAGACCGTTTTTGGAAAAAACATGAAACAATTAAAAAGGCATTGGTGGATAAGGGATTGATTTAA
- a CDS encoding ankyrin repeat domain-containing protein: MKTLKRNSVKTVVSISFFFLLLLSACANSGSKNTENSTTAKSVVEKPKINMQAAIMSNNLEAIKQHIEAGSDINLKDQMSGSTPLISAVSFGRKEITKALIDAGADLNLKNNDGSTALHSAAFFCHIEIVQMLLDAKADKTLKNNFGATARESVLAPFSDMKPIYEMMQQQLEPLGITIDLAEVEKNRPVVAMMLQ, from the coding sequence ATGAAGACATTAAAAAGAAATTCAGTAAAAACAGTAGTAAGTATTTCGTTCTTTTTCCTGCTATTATTATCTGCGTGTGCAAATTCGGGAAGTAAGAATACCGAAAATAGTACAACGGCAAAATCAGTAGTTGAGAAACCCAAAATCAACATGCAAGCGGCAATAATGTCAAACAACCTCGAAGCCATAAAACAACACATTGAGGCAGGAAGCGATATTAATTTGAAAGACCAGATGAGTGGTTCAACACCGCTAATTTCGGCCGTATCGTTTGGCAGAAAAGAAATTACAAAAGCACTGATTGATGCCGGAGCTGATTTGAATCTGAAGAATAACGACGGATCGACTGCTTTGCACTCTGCTGCCTTCTTTTGCCACATCGAGATTGTACAAATGTTACTCGACGCCAAGGCCGACAAAACCTTGAAAAATAATTTCGGAGCAACTGCACGCGAATCGGTTCTGGCACCTTTTTCTGATATGAAACCTATTTACGAAATGATGCAGCAACAACTTGAGCCACTTGGCATAACAATAGATTTAGCTGAAGTGGAAAAGAACCGCCCGGTAGTTGCCATGATGTTACAGTAA
- a CDS encoding acyltransferase family protein, translating to MKTERRHDIDWLRVLAIGLLLIYHIAIVFQPWAMFVGFIKSNESLENLWNPMTLLNVWRIPLLFYVSGMGLYFAMRKRNYAQLLGERTRRILIPLIFGALAISPLHFIIFQKFYNLPMSYYPHMGHLWFLGNIFIYVLVLTPLFFYLMKNSEGKFRKALSVLMKNPLGPLSLSVFFIAEALVVKPQIFSVYAETWHGFFLGLLAFFFGFLFVYSGQQFWQTVSKWKWLYLGLAVVLYIIRLQLFETNSPAYLMAIESNCWIFGLFGLAYKYLNKPSAALSYLSQAAYPVYIIHMFALYAGSLIILPLDLSAMTKFLAITGFTFATCFIIYEFMIRRIGFMRPLFGLKANFKKVVVFQLQNKNV from the coding sequence ATGAAAACAGAAAGAAGACACGATATTGATTGGTTGCGCGTGCTGGCGATCGGGTTACTGCTAATCTACCACATTGCCATTGTTTTTCAACCGTGGGCCATGTTTGTTGGCTTTATAAAAAGCAACGAAAGCCTAGAGAATTTATGGAACCCCATGACCTTATTAAACGTCTGGCGCATTCCGCTTTTATTTTACGTTTCGGGCATGGGTTTGTATTTTGCCATGAGAAAAAGAAACTATGCGCAGTTACTTGGCGAACGTACCCGCCGGATTCTGATCCCGCTGATTTTTGGTGCGCTGGCTATCTCTCCGCTGCATTTTATCATTTTTCAGAAGTTCTACAATTTGCCAATGAGTTATTACCCGCACATGGGCCATTTGTGGTTCCTCGGAAACATATTTATTTATGTGTTGGTACTAACTCCGTTGTTTTTTTACCTTATGAAAAATAGTGAAGGTAAATTCAGAAAAGCACTGTCTGTTTTAATGAAAAATCCATTGGGACCTTTGTCATTATCAGTATTCTTCATTGCGGAAGCTTTGGTGGTAAAACCACAAATATTCTCGGTTTACGCCGAAACGTGGCATGGCTTTTTCCTTGGTTTGCTGGCCTTCTTCTTTGGTTTCCTGTTTGTATACAGCGGACAGCAATTTTGGCAAACAGTATCGAAATGGAAATGGTTGTATCTTGGACTGGCAGTGGTTTTATACATCATCCGATTACAGCTCTTCGAAACCAATTCGCCGGCTTACCTCATGGCTATCGAATCAAATTGCTGGATTTTTGGCCTTTTCGGACTGGCTTATAAATACCTCAATAAACCAAGCGCCGCACTTAGTTATTTAAGCCAGGCTGCTTATCCGGTTTATATAATCCATATGTTCGCATTATATGCAGGATCGTTGATCATTTTGCCATTAGATTTATCTGCAATGACCAAATTCTTAGCGATTACGGGGTTTACTTTTGCCACCTGTTTTATCATTTATGAATTCATGATCAGAAGGATTGGTTTTATGAGACCGCTGTTTGGGTTAAAAGCAAATTTCAAAAAGGTTGTTGTCTTTCAACTTCAAAACAAAAATGTATGA
- a CDS encoding serine hydrolase domain-containing protein, translating into MKKKQTLLIIRIMLLTGTAISLFFVPWLLLRIMLSPIPNTVQEQLDKSIKYGFDGIIVYVDEAGKEPAFYAAGYKNRENKIPADPHSLFKIASISKLYDAVAITKLVSDGRLSLDKTLADYFPELLGRIENADKITLRMMVQHRSGIPNLTDTPNFWGDPPASSQEALERVLDLPADFAPDAKYRYSNTNYLLILMLIEKVTGENTFHTIKKEILDPLGLKNTFGGITEENIEDVMSGYYVGIEEDIKAGDYGTKLTSMVASAEDVGIFIRALNDGSVFNDGEQEIYSSIYVYDHTGLMPGYMSIAKYHKDIDAVVVQFVNTTDFQGLHWSTMEIIYRRVVKIVKKHHNN; encoded by the coding sequence ATGAAAAAGAAACAAACACTATTAATAATCAGAATAATGTTATTAACCGGAACCGCCATATCACTATTTTTTGTGCCATGGTTATTGCTCAGAATCATGCTTTCGCCAATTCCAAATACTGTTCAGGAGCAACTCGACAAGAGCATAAAATATGGTTTCGACGGAATAATCGTCTACGTTGACGAAGCCGGAAAAGAACCCGCATTTTATGCCGCCGGATACAAAAACAGGGAAAACAAAATACCTGCCGATCCGCATTCATTATTCAAAATCGCAAGTATCAGCAAGCTGTACGATGCAGTTGCCATTACCAAACTGGTAAGCGACGGACGTTTGTCGTTGGATAAAACCCTGGCAGATTATTTTCCGGAATTGCTGGGAAGAATTGAAAATGCCGACAAAATCACCCTGAGAATGATGGTGCAACACCGCAGCGGAATTCCGAATTTAACCGACACACCCAACTTTTGGGGTGATCCGCCGGCTAGCAGCCAGGAGGCACTTGAACGGGTACTTGATTTACCGGCCGACTTTGCCCCCGATGCAAAATACCGATACTCGAACACTAACTATTTGTTGATATTGATGCTAATTGAAAAAGTTACAGGAGAAAATACTTTTCATACAATTAAAAAGGAAATTCTGGATCCGCTCGGCCTAAAAAACACTTTTGGAGGGATAACCGAAGAAAACATCGAAGACGTAATGAGTGGATATTACGTTGGAATAGAAGAAGATATTAAAGCCGGAGATTATGGGACCAAACTTACTTCGATGGTGGCCAGCGCCGAAGATGTTGGCATTTTTATTCGTGCATTAAACGATGGATCGGTGTTTAACGATGGCGAACAGGAAATCTATTCATCCATTTATGTGTACGATCACACCGGATTGATGCCGGGTTATATGAGCATTGCCAAATACCACAAAGACATCGACGCAGTGGTTGTTCAATTTGTAAATACAACCGATTTTCAAGGACTACATTGGAGCACAATGGAGATAATATACAGGCGGGTTGTAAAAATAGTAAAGAAACATCATAATAACTGA
- a CDS encoding ROK family protein encodes MEVLGIDFGGSGIKGAIVDTKSGELVTERHRIETPQPATPDAVAEVMAQLTDHFNWKGKVGVGVPAVVKNGVMLTAANIDKSWIGQEVNKQLSERTGCEVECVNDADAAGIAEIHFGAGAKEKGMVFLLTVGTGIGTVIFVDKHLVPNLELGHLEFKGKTIERYSADSVRKRKDLSWKEWGTRLNKALDYYDKMFNPNLFIIGGGVSKKMDRFEDCIKLDTPVVPAEMQNNAGIIGAALNMVYK; translated from the coding sequence ATGGAAGTACTTGGAATTGATTTTGGCGGATCGGGGATTAAAGGAGCAATTGTGGATACTAAATCCGGTGAACTGGTAACAGAACGACACCGCATTGAAACTCCGCAACCTGCAACTCCTGATGCTGTTGCAGAAGTGATGGCACAACTCACCGATCATTTTAACTGGAAAGGAAAAGTTGGCGTCGGTGTTCCCGCCGTAGTAAAAAACGGCGTGATGTTAACCGCAGCAAACATCGATAAAAGTTGGATCGGACAGGAAGTAAACAAGCAACTCTCAGAAAGAACCGGTTGTGAAGTGGAGTGTGTTAACGATGCTGATGCCGCCGGAATTGCCGAAATACATTTTGGTGCAGGAGCCAAAGAAAAAGGCATGGTGTTTTTACTTACTGTTGGCACCGGAATCGGCACCGTGATTTTTGTAGATAAACATCTAGTTCCAAACCTTGAGTTGGGGCACCTTGAATTCAAAGGAAAAACCATTGAACGTTATTCTGCTGATTCGGTACGCAAAAGAAAAGATCTGTCGTGGAAAGAATGGGGAACACGCTTAAATAAAGCACTGGATTATTACGATAAGATGTTTAATCCTAACCTGTTTATTATTGGTGGTGGAGTAAGCAAAAAAATGGATCGATTTGAGGATTGTATCAAATTGGATACGCCGGTTGTACCTGCCGAAATGCAAAACAACGCCGGAATTATCGGCGCTGCTTTAAATATGGTTTACAAATAG
- a CDS encoding ACT domain-containing protein: MIIKQVSVFLENKSGRLNEVTKILADAGINLSAFTIADTSDFGILRMIVSEPEKACSVLKENEFSVKTTNVVLAKTPNQPGSLSKLLDILQKEEVFIEYMYAFSMKDEGAVTVIRPTRVERCVEMLQKHKTELIRADELYQL, translated from the coding sequence ATGATCATAAAACAAGTATCTGTATTTTTAGAGAACAAGTCAGGACGATTAAACGAAGTGACAAAAATACTGGCTGATGCCGGAATAAACCTGTCGGCTTTTACCATTGCCGATACTTCTGATTTTGGCATTTTGCGCATGATCGTTTCCGAACCTGAAAAGGCATGCTCGGTGTTAAAAGAAAATGAGTTTTCCGTAAAAACCACTAATGTTGTTTTGGCAAAAACACCAAATCAGCCGGGAAGTTTGAGCAAACTGTTGGATATTTTGCAAAAAGAAGAAGTATTTATTGAATACATGTACGCTTTCTCGATGAAAGATGAAGGAGCAGTAACCGTAATTCGGCCAACACGTGTTGAACGTTGTGTGGAAATGCTTCAAAAGCATAAAACGGAGCTTATTCGCGCCGACGAACTTTATCAACTTTAG
- a CDS encoding phenylacetate--CoA ligase, producing the protein MIWNEKIECASRDEMAAVQSERLKQTVQRIYHNIPSYRAKMQEIGMLPGDVRSVEDLKNLPFTNKTDLRDNYPFGMFTVPMSEIVRVHASSGTTGKPTVVGYTRNDLSMWAEVVTRSLCMSGVTRNDIVQVAYGYGLFTGGLGLHYGTENLGATVIPISGGNTQKQIQLMQDFGSSVIACTPSYALFLAEVMEEMGIDPDELKLRVGIFGAEPWSESMRKEIEAKLKLKAIDIYGLSEVIGPGVSCECKHQVGMHVNEDHFIPEILDTETLQPVEPGEVGELVFSTITKEGIPILRYRTRDLTRLIYDKCECGRTLVRMEKCKGRSDDMLIIRGVNVFPSQIESVLLEMSETEPHYLLIVEREGTLDVLKLMVEVQEQFFSDEVRELEKLKKKITHNIQSTLGISVDVKLVEPKTIERTAGKAKRVIDNRKI; encoded by the coding sequence ATGATTTGGAATGAAAAGATAGAATGCGCCTCTCGCGATGAGATGGCTGCTGTTCAAAGCGAACGGTTGAAACAAACCGTTCAGCGGATATACCACAATATCCCAAGCTACCGCGCAAAAATGCAGGAAATCGGTATGCTCCCCGGAGATGTTCGTTCGGTGGAAGATTTGAAAAACCTGCCATTTACCAACAAAACTGATCTGCGTGATAATTACCCGTTTGGAATGTTCACTGTGCCCATGAGCGAAATCGTTCGTGTGCACGCCAGTTCGGGAACTACCGGAAAACCTACCGTTGTGGGTTATACCCGAAACGATCTGAGTATGTGGGCCGAAGTAGTTACACGTTCGCTGTGTATGTCGGGCGTAACGCGTAACGACATTGTGCAGGTAGCTTATGGATATGGACTTTTTACCGGAGGTTTGGGATTGCACTACGGAACCGAAAATCTGGGTGCAACGGTAATACCTATTTCGGGAGGAAACACCCAAAAGCAAATTCAGCTGATGCAGGATTTTGGTTCATCGGTAATTGCCTGTACGCCATCGTATGCATTGTTTTTGGCTGAGGTGATGGAGGAAATGGGCATTGATCCGGATGAGCTGAAATTACGTGTAGGTATTTTTGGTGCCGAGCCATGGAGTGAAAGCATGCGTAAGGAGATTGAAGCAAAATTGAAGTTGAAAGCCATTGATATTTATGGTTTGAGTGAGGTGATTGGCCCGGGAGTTTCGTGTGAGTGCAAACACCAGGTAGGAATGCACGTTAACGAAGACCATTTTATTCCTGAGATTCTGGATACCGAAACACTACAGCCGGTAGAGCCGGGTGAAGTAGGAGAATTGGTATTTTCAACCATCACTAAGGAAGGGATTCCTATTCTACGCTATCGTACGCGCGACCTTACCCGGTTGATATACGATAAATGCGAGTGTGGTCGTACGCTGGTGCGCATGGAAAAATGCAAAGGCCGCTCAGATGATATGTTGATTATTCGTGGGGTGAATGTATTCCCGTCGCAGATTGAAAGTGTACTGCTCGAAATGAGCGAAACCGAACCACATTACCTGTTAATTGTAGAGCGAGAAGGAACGTTGGATGTGCTTAAACTGATGGTGGAAGTGCAGGAGCAGTTTTTCTCTGATGAGGTTCGCGAATTGGAGAAACTGAAAAAGAAAATAACACATAATATTCAAAGTACGTTGGGAATATCAGTGGATGTAAAACTGGTGGAACCAAAAACCATTGAGCGTACTGCCGGAAAAGCAAAACGTGTAATCGATAACCGTAAAATCTAA
- a CDS encoding sodium:solute symporter family protein, producing the protein MNTFTLGLVVVIYLLVIAYLGYRGYSQTKSAKDYLLAGRDIHPFVMAMSYGATFISTSAIIGFGGIAGVYGMGLIWLTALNIIVGVFIAFIFFGRVTRKMGHNLDAHTFPEFLGNRFQSKKIQTISGAVIFISMPLYAAVVLIGGARFIESIFEIDFSLALTFFSIIIAAYVIAGGLKGVMYTDALQGSIMFLSLFFLLIVTYQKLGGVSAAHHALTNMIDLVPENLKAAGHDGWTVFPKMNSAWWWALTTNIILGVGVGVLAQPQLIVRFMTVKSNRELNRAVLIGGIFIFVATGFIFTVGALTNVYFHNESGQLAVQFAQGNVDLIIPEYINAAMPEWFVYLFMLALLSAGMSTLSSQFHAMGTSLGRDFIENVFPNKKFNSMMLSKISIIVAIIISIIIGYKLPGSIIARGTAIFFGICAAAFLPVYFAALYWKRVTKTAAIWSIITGLLASAFALAFMHAKESEPLGICQALFGKPTLATEFPWMIIDPMVIAMPVSIVVLIAVSLFTQKTSDEHLANCFHGIK; encoded by the coding sequence ATGAACACATTTACACTGGGATTGGTAGTTGTAATCTACCTTTTAGTAATTGCTTACCTCGGATACCGTGGGTACAGTCAAACAAAATCGGCGAAAGATTATTTGCTTGCTGGAAGAGATATTCATCCGTTTGTGATGGCCATGTCGTATGGAGCCACATTTATTTCTACCTCGGCCATCATTGGTTTTGGCGGAATTGCCGGCGTTTACGGAATGGGACTGATTTGGTTAACCGCACTGAACATTATTGTGGGCGTGTTTATCGCTTTTATATTTTTTGGGCGTGTTACCCGAAAAATGGGACATAATCTCGATGCTCATACTTTTCCTGAGTTTTTGGGCAACCGTTTTCAGTCAAAAAAAATACAAACGATCAGCGGTGCTGTAATCTTTATTTCCATGCCGCTTTATGCTGCCGTGGTATTGATTGGCGGCGCACGTTTTATAGAAAGTATTTTCGAGATCGATTTCTCGCTGGCGTTAACATTTTTCTCCATAATTATTGCTGCCTACGTAATTGCCGGAGGTTTGAAAGGTGTAATGTACACCGACGCGCTACAGGGAAGTATCATGTTTTTGAGTTTGTTTTTCCTGTTGATAGTAACCTACCAGAAATTGGGCGGTGTAAGTGCTGCTCATCATGCACTTACCAATATGATTGATTTGGTGCCTGAGAATTTAAAAGCTGCCGGACATGACGGCTGGACCGTCTTCCCGAAAATGAATTCGGCATGGTGGTGGGCATTAACAACCAATATTATTTTGGGAGTTGGCGTTGGCGTTTTGGCACAACCACAACTTATCGTGCGTTTTATGACCGTAAAAAGTAACCGCGAATTGAACCGCGCTGTTTTAATCGGCGGTATATTCATTTTTGTAGCAACCGGTTTTATTTTTACCGTTGGGGCACTTACCAATGTATATTTCCACAACGAATCGGGACAATTAGCCGTTCAGTTTGCACAAGGCAATGTCGACCTGATTATTCCGGAATACATTAATGCTGCCATGCCCGAGTGGTTTGTCTACCTCTTTATGCTGGCACTGTTATCAGCAGGTATGTCAACATTAAGTTCACAGTTTCATGCCATGGGAACATCGCTGGGTCGCGATTTTATCGAGAATGTTTTCCCGAATAAGAAATTCAATTCTATGATGTTGTCGAAAATTTCGATCATCGTGGCCATTATAATAAGTATCATTATCGGCTATAAACTGCCGGGAAGTATTATCGCACGCGGAACAGCTATTTTCTTTGGCATTTGTGCAGCGGCTTTTCTCCCGGTTTATTTTGCAGCTCTGTATTGGAAACGGGTAACTAAAACAGCCGCAATTTGGAGTATTATAACCGGTTTACTGGCAAGTGCTTTTGCCCTGGCATTTATGCACGCCAAAGAATCGGAGCCGCTCGGAATTTGCCAGGCACTGTTTGGCAAACCAACGCTGGCAACCGAGTTTCCGTGGATGATTATCGACCCCATGGTGATTGCCATGCCGGTATCGATTGTGGTGTTAATCGCAGTTTCTTTGTTTACGCAAAAAACGTCCGATGAGCACCTGGCAAACTGTTTCCACGGAATAAAGTAG
- a CDS encoding symporter small accessory protein, producing the protein MLGINDPGIILGYLLSVVGLIACVVYGALNWNKGMETSTEEIQRDLDWEEKDEHLKEEI; encoded by the coding sequence ATGCTAGGAATCAACGATCCCGGGATAATTCTCGGCTACCTTTTATCTGTGGTAGGTTTAATAGCCTGTGTGGTATACGGGGCGTTAAACTGGAATAAAGGAATGGAAACCAGTACCGAAGAAATCCAGCGCGACCTGGATTGGGAAGAAAAAGACGAACACTTAAAAGAAGAAATTTAA
- a CDS encoding phenylacetate--CoA ligase: MAQEFWQEEFETLEKKNLQKLQVERLNKTIESACRSAFYGELYGRKNIKPGTIKAVSQITELPFTTKQDLRDHFPYGFLGLPKKDIIRLHSSSGTTGNPTVIFHNRHDLDSWANLMARSLFCAGVRDTDVFQNICGYGLFTGGLGFQYGIETLGALSIPAGAGNSLRQIKLMRDYGTTAAHAIPSYLGRLYEVFEAEGLDPKKDTQLKTLVIGAEPHTDAQRKRIEEMYGVRAFNSFGLSEMNGPGVAFECTHQNGLHIWEDSYIVEIIDPETLQPVPDGEYGELVMTTLDREAMPLIRYRTRDITRIIPGECECGRTHRRIDRITGRSDDMFIIKGCNVFPMQIEGVLMKIPEVGSDYMITLETMDGADEMVVEVEVKSDWFRGDIKRLNSLSNTITRQIRDEVLAKPIVKLVEAGSIPKSEGKAIRVTDNRKNGLLN, translated from the coding sequence ATGGCGCAAGAATTTTGGCAGGAAGAGTTTGAAACACTGGAGAAGAAAAACCTGCAAAAGCTTCAGGTTGAGCGCCTGAATAAGACAATCGAGAGTGCTTGTCGTTCGGCGTTTTACGGTGAGTTGTATGGCAGGAAGAATATAAAACCGGGTACAATAAAAGCCGTTTCGCAGATTACGGAATTGCCTTTTACCACCAAACAGGATCTGCGCGATCATTTCCCGTATGGCTTTTTAGGCTTACCGAAGAAGGATATCATTCGTTTACACAGTTCGAGCGGAACTACGGGAAATCCAACGGTGATTTTTCATAATCGTCACGATTTGGATTCGTGGGCCAATCTCATGGCACGATCGCTGTTTTGTGCGGGAGTTCGCGACACCGATGTGTTTCAGAATATCTGTGGTTACGGATTGTTTACCGGCGGACTGGGATTTCAGTACGGTATTGAAACGCTGGGTGCTTTAAGTATTCCTGCGGGAGCGGGAAACAGCCTGCGCCAGATTAAACTGATGCGCGATTACGGAACAACAGCAGCACACGCCATTCCAAGTTATTTAGGACGTTTGTACGAAGTCTTCGAGGCTGAAGGTCTTGATCCGAAAAAAGACACGCAACTAAAAACACTGGTTATTGGAGCGGAGCCACACACCGATGCACAACGCAAACGTATTGAAGAAATGTACGGCGTGCGGGCATTTAACTCTTTTGGACTATCAGAAATGAACGGACCGGGAGTTGCTTTTGAGTGTACACACCAAAATGGCCTGCACATTTGGGAGGACTCGTACATTGTGGAAATCATCGATCCGGAAACACTGCAACCTGTCCCTGATGGCGAATACGGAGAGTTGGTAATGACAACACTCGACCGTGAGGCGATGCCACTGATTCGCTACCGAACCCGCGATATCACCCGAATTATCCCGGGAGAATGTGAGTGTGGACGAACGCACCGCCGTATCGACCGAATTACCGGTCGTTCAGACGATATGTTCATCATAAAAGGATGCAATGTATTTCCGATGCAGATTGAAGGCGTTCTGATGAAAATTCCGGAAGTGGGATCGGATTATATGATTACGCTGGAAACCATGGACGGCGCCGACGAAATGGTAGTGGAAGTGGAAGTAAAATCAGACTGGTTCCGCGGAGATATCAAACGGCTGAATAGTTTGAGCAATACCATCACCCGTCAAATTCGTGATGAAGTATTGGCAAAACCGATTGTAAAACTGGTGGAAGCCGGTTCTATTCCAAAATCAGAAGGAAAAGCAATTCGCGTTACAGATAACCGCAAAAACGGACTTTTAAATTAG